The DNA sequence taacgatccagaaatcgaaccgctaccggcgctaggattcagatagacttaaggtcgccggaacccgtagcaagtctactaTGTAtcttgtgtacctgataaaatcctatacatgatcatacattttcataaaaatttaaacttttcatataccaagctcaacctgtgcatgcaccatagaCTGTAtatataaaaccccacactagagccctcatcaaatgctctagtatggtaaacatcacatgcctcaagcttggttcaacataacttatcattaaaacttttacataaagatcatgataaacagggatatacaaaatataaactatggcaaagcacaaatctaatccattacatagtacatgtccaccactattctattacataaacttataccagcctctagccgacttTCCGAGCTATTCTTGACACTGCAAACCtcgggttaggggaaagggataagctataagagcctagtgagcagaataaaaaaaacagtttaataaatatatgctcatatgaaatgcgtcacatcacaaacaatacacatcaaggatgaacttgtcaccagtaaccctatACATATTCCAAATAATGcacggccctcgacggagctcctcaggactttctcttaaacataacatagcatatccaactgtgccaggggcgtagaatggccaAGCCCTAGTCTTTTCCTTACATCGtgctaggggcatagaatgggcaagccctggtctttccgtatcatatcatatcataacatctcaagggctagtgggtcatccaatatccatccacaccaacaataaattatgcaatgcagtatattcatgaattctaatgcaaacatcctaatacatggacatggcattcatgatgtatgaacatactttaaaagtttgattactttaaaataatagattagtttagttctactcatctcTGGATGACGCTCGACTACAACTGtagtagctgactcactgctggcctctgcggtctctcgggtccgatcctacacaggtggactcaagtgagggaccaaacacatctctaacaagactctaaacaactccccaaaaactccctaaaacatcacaaaacatgcatataaaacaagcaaaggaaggctaggcagaggactttcggcggcaggttcggcggccgaaggtcctctacagatctgaaagtcggggtccttcgggggtaggttcggcgaccgaaggtcctccatagatctgaaagtcagggactttcggggcgggttcgacggccgaaactcccttccaaatccgaaagtgcatgcttttgggggcaggttaggcggccaaaaggctgccttccatgcaggttcggcggccgaacctgggttccccaAAATTGCagacccgattctgcctcatgCATTTCaaccccaaaactctcaaatcctcacacccaacttccctcaacaagcatactcactccaacatgcataaagggcataaaaactaacttaagccccaacaacaacaacaaaaacatcacataagcatacattcatcaaaaaccctactcaaagcctataaccttagatctagccatttcatgcatttttttacccttaaccctttttaaaacttacttaaaacataataaagagcaaggatctacacttacctcttgaagatcgaaggtagatgtgatcccaaacttggtGTTGAGAAGAAAcggtctccaaactttaaaatcttggattcaagctttaaaacttcaaaataggagaaaaactcatgaatatgtaaaagatttggaggaaaactaacataaacacaAAGGGAGGGCGTGAACTCACCTTTGCACGAAAATGGAGAGGAAAACCCTCACATTTTTGGGCTgaaggccctttataggtggttggccagaccaccttcgggggcctaaaggagagctcccgtggcagcaccatgttcggcggctgaacatgaggttcggtggccgaacctgggcttgtccctcaaaaacatttttctttcaatttaaaaccttaactcaaaaccaaacaataaaaccatgaaaatcattttgtaaaaacatattttacccttctaggaggtttcgacatctgagattccggattcaaacggagattccgtcggaaggttggaattccgacaccggagtatagccgggtattacacataggGACTTTGCTTCAAACCATATAAAGTTTTCTTCAAATGGCAGACTTTTCCATACTCTCCCAGAGCAACAAACCCtggtggttgctccatatacaccTCCTCTTGGAGGTCACCATGTAAAAATGTATTCTTGATATCTAATTGGTGTAAATGCCAATGCTGAGAAGCAGCTAGGGAGATGAACAAGCGAACTGAGGTCATTTTTTTCATAGGAGAAAAAGTATTAGAATAGTCAACGCCATAGATTTGAGCATAACCCTTGGCAACAAGACAGGCCTTAAGCCTTGCTATAGAGCCATCTGGATTGACTTTGATGGCAAAAATCCATTTATAGTCCACAGCCTTCTTGTTAGAGGGTAAATCAAATAGTTCCTaagtatgattttcatctagAGCTTTGATCTCCTCAAACATTGTATCACGCCATCTAGAATGAGACAGGGCCTCTTTAACTGTCTTAGGCAAAGAAATGGAATCTAGAGAGACAATTAAAGACGTAGAAGAAGGAGACAGGTAATCATAAAATAGAAAGTTAGCAACAGAATAGATAGATTTACACTGACGTTTACCTTTATGAAGACTAATGAGAAGTCAAGGTCACTCGATGGTGGATTTGATGGCGAAGAAGATTCTGGTGCAGGACATGTATCATCAGGTACTAGTCTCCGAGAGTAAATGATACGGAtctaatagggcaaatttctaacaatagtATGGAgtaaacttatatcattcaaatggatctaaaaggagttcaaaattatattcatatgatccatatatatttggggcgtgcttcaacttaTATGGGGcaaatttggtgcaacacttgcaatcataggcttagggagcctaatcaaacctatgggccaaaactacacaaagggaagcctaaagtgaagatcaagaaaggttTTTGTAAAGATTTAGCTTTGTCGTGATGGGTTtgttgtattttattatttaaacacttattttattttagctttatttgggcttgtattctggccatattttatcttttaagttttaaagtgttgggccatgttttgaacttatattttaatacttatgagtttggtgtgttattttagtgtgtgattggactTGGATCTTACGTGTGATTCGACCAggcctaagaagagtgtcttagggttttatttgttttctccttactatataaggataagaaacacttatAAGAGGCAactttgaatctaaattttcagaattcttttcatgcctttggcgtgtattgctttgaatgagagtgaggatttgcttttatCAATTGTATCAGGAATCttagctaacttatcaactaatcgttgtggcgtttgtcagattctcatctaaatccttcgatcattggtgtttcagcttctctaagtgtggggtaccataggaggtgggtttatcaaatctttggattccatatctacttgtgtgtgtgggtttgaggcttgtgccatagggttccgcgtcagttgcaCAAGTCTCAaatccacacgcacaagtagatatggaatccaaagatttgataaacccaccttctatggcaccccacacttagcgAAGCTGAAATACCAATGATCCGACAAATGctacaacgaatagttgataagttagccaagattccgaGACTAACGTGGTCGTTGCGATTCCTGAAATCCATAATAACCAATAAAactccattgaacattaccttccgaaacaaccgaatcaataaaatttgaagaaaaaccaatcCCAGAAATAGACatatgactcttccacattaacgaaaggtcTCATCCCAATctttgtctattgactgagaagcaaccatcaaaatgtaaaaaattacaaaaaaattttatacgagaactaagagcttttttttttcagcaaaaataaatgtccggcttgtaactaataatcaaatccttcaatgtaTTAACTGTCCGAGGATTGTCGAGTCCTCGGCAGTTCCAACACAGGACGATCATTGCTTTCGGCTATCCCGACTTTTGACGGGATGAGCCGCTTCGCTGTTGCCTGTCAAATTAACATTTGTAGAGGTGTTATAGACATTATGTTGAGAGGAAGGAAAACCTGTAAcaatgttatgtttagtgtttCTTGGCCTTTTTTTAGCATCATCATTTATTCGGGCTGCACTCTCCTCATCaagattttcaaaatcaacattattaaaaaactgAAATAGATATCTTTTTACTTCTAATTCCAATACCCTCCAAAGGATGCCATAAATTTGTCAAAGAGATCTGCacattctgaaaattgattgaattttatGTGAGAAATATTCCCatcatacagaaatcataaatgACGATCGAAATATCTCTGGAGCTATTAATAGGGACGACAACTTCTTCtttatcgatagtcaattgacgcagatcgtcttttatgaggaaggagaaagaaaaatttagatttaaaaaagaaaaaaagataagaGTATTGAGTTACAAAGGGACCGCATAGAGAAACTTGCGTCGAAAATTAATTACTAAACCTTTTacctataaatatattaatattttttattatttttaatattataactaTGATGGggaataagttattttatttgaattttttaataaatattttgtgtgaaaagtattttttcaaatgaaaaacCTCGGTCGTTCCTTCATCTAGTAGTCATCATCAGGCGCAAAGCTGTCTAGTCAGCATTCAATCAGCAAGGGTGAGCCAATTCTCGGGACTTTAACACTATGTTTGGCAAACATTTTTGGAGGGGAAAAGGAAATGGAGAAAATTGAGGAGGAAAGACAAAAGTGGTGCATATTTTTCCTCTCTATTTTGACATCGATaggagaataataataataaaataaattatcatttatttatttttcacttactttctttttaaattaatgataaaacaTATAGTATTTTCttcatattataaatataaactaattgttatttttatgtaaattaagaaacgataattaaaataataaattttatattttttttcaaatgtatCATTtacttatattattaaattattttaaaactaataattttatttttcaatgtttattaaataaaagataaataaattacagtgtaaaaaaaaatttataaattaaaacggatgatataaaaaaatattatctttttttttatttttatttttatttttgttcgattttaattaatatcttaCCTTTTAATTTTCCTTCTCCCCTTATTTTCCAACATCCAAACATGGgctaaaaggaaaacaaatataACCAAAATGATAGAGATGGCATCGCTGTCACTGTGCATTTCTGTTTCCTTGTGTTCAAATTTCCAATAATTTCCTTATCATCTCGTGTTCCTGCATTCAGGTGATTCGGAAGGATCGCCTGTAATTTTGTGGAGGCAAAAGGCAAACAGCAGGATTTGAAGCCCAAAAAGCAGAGAGATCGCTTCTCTATATATCTCTGGTTTTCCATACCATCTGCATTCTTATCGACCAAAAAATCTCAAGTACCTAATTAGCAAACCGCGAAAAAGTGCCACGATGAGAATTGAGGAGAGCGAAGGAGTATCAGCGTCCAGGAATCACTTAGTCTTTGCTTATTATGTCACTGGCCATGGTTTTGGCCATGCCACTCGGGTCGTCGAGGTCTCTTTAcacctttatttttttaaaaaataaaaataaaaataaaaataaaatagtactATTTGAAGAAAACAATATTGTTTTTTGCAAGATTGAGTTTTATTTAGCGTGATCCTATTAATTCTCATTATTTTGGATTTGAATTTTCCAATTGAATTATGGACATTAGAATGAGTACGATGATTTTGATTTATGAATTGATAGTTTTATTgggttttctttatttttggtcgATGTAGCTGTGGTTGCTTAATTTCCAAAGCGTTATGCATAGGTTGTCAGGAACTTAATTCTTGCTGGGCATGATGTGCATGTGGTCACCGGAGCACCTGACTTTGTGTTCACTTCTGAGATACAGTCCCCTCGACTCTTTATTCGCAAGGTCACTGCAATGCAATTTCATTTGTTGCTCTCTCCATAATCTTTTACTTTTTTTCTATTTCTGAGTTACAAAACGCTTATTTGTTTCAAACTCATATCTGGCTTCATAGGTGCTATTGGACTGCGGAGCGGTTCAGGCAGATGCATTGACAGTGGATCGCCTTGCTTCATTGGAGAAGGTATATCACCCGTAGTATGCTTAATTGGATTTTATTAATTGCTCTTTCATGTTCATTAGCATGCTCAGTTGGATTTTATTAGTTGCTCATTTTACTTCAAACATTTTTTTCCTGGAATGTGGTAGTATTCAGAGACAGCTGTAAAACCTCGGGACTCTATTTTGGCAACAGAAACACAGTGGCTTCACTCCATCAAAGCTGACCTAGTGGTATTTATATTAGTCTTCTCTTTTTCATTCCAATGCTTCAACCTGTGATGTGATTTGTAATGGTTTATTCCAATTTGATTTTTACATAATGAAAGTGGCATGAATTTCTTGACACTTATGTGTGATCCTACAACAACAGGTGTCAGATGTAGTTCCAGTTGCATGCCGTGCAGCAGCTGATGCTGGAATTAGATCTGTTTGTGTTACCAACTTTAGGTATATTCTTATCACTAGTTTGCTTTGTTGTCCACTGTTTTCTTTaactattttgaaattcaaacatATGAGTCTTATAAAGACTCACATCCATAACTTCCTATGCAACTGTTATATAAAAGAACCTCTAATTATTGGAATGAGTTTTTTTAATCATtgcgatttttttttcttttataaacaAACGATTACTTGGgaaatatatatctatatatatatatttttttatttttcaaaaaaaatattactaaaaCGCAGAACTAGATTATAACTTGATAAGGGATTAGTCTAATGAAAGATTTGCTGCCTTGATTGTATGTTCAAGGTGCAACGTTGGGTCCAATCCATATTCCATAAACTTGGTGAACAAGACTTTCATAGAGTTTGGGTTTTGTGATAACCCAggtttaaaatttttctctGTTGCTTGATGTCTTCCTAGTCATCAAGTGATTACTTACTGAAAAACTTACAATAGATTTTTTGCTCCTGTCTTGTTTGTGGTTGCAGTTGGGACTTCATCTATGCAGAGTATGTGATGGCTGCTGGATATCATCATCGTTCAATAGTTTGGCAGGTGACTTAATCATCTGTTTGTGGAATAAATGTCCCTGAACTTTTAACTGGCAAATGGTGTTGCTCTTTTCTGTCAGAGTAATTCATGCAAATTCTAACAATATCTTATTCATTTGATTTGGTCTGgccatatttttaaaatctgtATCAGTATGGATGGCAAGTTTTCCCAAGTAGCTGCCCCTACCCAATCCCCAAATAGCACATTTAATGGTAGGGGGCACGAACTTATGTCGCACTCTCCAAATCCAGCCATTCATTCATGCCCTATGTAGCAAGCTGCCCTGTATAGCTTATATATTTAATGGATGCATACTGACACCTGTGTGCACATGCCACATAGTATTCAATGTATATTGAGTTTTTCTTAAAGTTTTTGAGTAATGCATGATAATTCACCAATAGCTGAGATGGAAAAAAGCGAGATGGTAAAGAGTGGGTAGAGGATCTGTGAGGTGAGGCAAGATTAGGTTTTGCTCACAGCCACTCTATTTTCATCCTTAAGTATCATACTATCATGTCATGAAGCAACTATTTATAATGATGATAAGAAATCAAAGGAAATTTCCAACTTAAGCGACTTGATCATATAAGGCATGAAATGCTCTATCTAGTCATTTTCCATGCAACGTCTTGTAAAGTTACAACACTTCTTCTAAGGAAAATAAGCATGACTAACGTGAAATTTTATGTGATTGAATTGGTCTTTAAACCTGGCTTTTTTTGGTAATTTAAGGTGTTCCTCTTGATTTGGAATTTGTTATGGTGATTGATTTGCAATTATGCTCAACTTGTATATTTCCAGAAAAATGATGCATATGGTAGAGGATTGCCAATTATGGAACCTTTGCTGTCGTGATGTTTGATATTCACCCTTTGGATTGGTTGTTTGTTCTGTTGAGTGATGTGCAACTGTGCTAAAATTGTTTATTCTGTTGAAAATTGGCACAGATAGCAGAGGATTATTCTCATTGCGAGTTCTTAATCCGCCTCCCAGGATATTGCCCAAGTATGTTGGCTCCTTTACAACCTCAAAAAGGGCTCTCTTGTTTTCCCTTCTCTCTTCTATATTTGGTGCTGGAAATTTCTGTGGATTGATAGGCAGTTTTTAGTTTGATGTTTTCACTCTTTACAGTGCCTGCTTTCCGTGATGTTATTGATGTACCTCTTGTGGTGAGGAGGTTGCACAAATCCCGTCAGGAGGTTTGGTTTTGGACCACTTTTGAAGCAGCTTTGTTGTTTGATATATATTTAATCTTGATGTAGGTCTTCTAAACTACTTACTGTAGGTAAGAAAGGAGCTTGGTATCAGTGATGATGTGAAGCTAGTTATCCTTAATTTTGGAGGACAGGTGAGAATAGTAAATCATGCTCTAGTTTAGATTAATCTTGTCAATACTCTTATAGTAACTTATGTCCCCCATTAACCCTACTATAGGGTTGGATGGGTTCAGTTCATCTTACTCTTGACTCAAAACTGTTTGCACATGCAGCCAGCTGGCTGGAAGTTGAAGGAGGAGTACTTGCCTTCTGGTTGGCTATGCTTGGTAGCTTTTGTAGAATAATCTTTACTTCtttatattgaataaaatccaCTTTCATGATGTACTATGAAGTATTTGTTAatgccattttttttttaatccagGTTTGTGGTGCTTCTGATAGCCAGGAGCTTCCTCCAAATTTCATAAAGCTTGCAAAAGATGCATATACGCCTGATCTTATTGCAGCATCTGACTGCATGCTGGGTCTGCATGAAAATTTTTAGTGTCTGACCAAGTTAAACAGTTGTAAAGTAAAATTAATGGGATTTTCATTATTTCAGGAAAAATTGGATATGGTACTTGCAGTGAAGCCCTTGCATACAAGTTACCATTTGTCTTTGTACGAAGAGACTATTTCAACGAAGAGCCCTTTTTGAGAAATATGCTTGAGGTGCAATTAATTGCTTGCTTGTGCAATCGtagtcttttttttcttctctgttACACTTCTCTCATCCTATTCACACGGTCTGATGAGATGTTATTTTGAAACAGTTTTATCAAAGTGGTGTTGAGATGATTAGGAGAGATTTACTTACTGGTCACTGGAAACCTTATCTTGAACGTGCTGTTAGTTTGAAACCATGCTATGAGGGAGGCATAAATGGTGGCGAGGTAGTGTCTTCTTTTCTTGAGTTCCATGATTGTCCTAACCTTTTTAGTTCTTGAAGCATGTCTTGCAAGTTTGTACTCACCTTTGAGATTGAGATCATTGTTTATTCTATGTTGTATGTAGGTTGCAGCTCACATTTTACAGGAGACGGCTATTGGGAAAGCCTATGCTTCAGATAAGGTATGCATATTTTTTCTATGAATGGCATTTggctaaatatatatttacatcCCTATACTAATTGGATTAATCCATTGAGCACCTAAACTAAAAACTTATTTAACACTTgaacttataaaaataataacaattaacacaaattagttatataattgataattttttttaaaaaaagtaaaaaattaatatatattgctGATTGCACTATAGATTTTGTAACTATGCTCTGAATTTTTATAAACGGACAATTTAACGAGAGTAATTTTACGAAAATTTATAGCCCAATCAGTAAAATTTTGAGTATATTTTGCAACAAGtcaatctaattttttttttaacaaatcatCAACGATATGGTTaatttgtgcttaattatgattTTTGTAAGTTTAGGTGTCTAATAGGTTACAATTTTAGTTCAAGTGTTATGTATTTGGCCAGTGGCTTTTAACATTGCCGCACTTTCATGTTAATCTTCTAATATCTCAGTTTCATTGATGGATAGAAGCCAAGGCCATATATTCCCTTTTACTATTGAGTGAGTCATATGTGACTGATAGTGATTTCTGTGGAGTATATTGGTCCATAACTATTTGTCAATGATTGTTAGaccttctattattattattatttttatttttttcaaagacCTTCTATTATTGAACCTTTTGTTTATGGCTTGGCGGCGGTGATACATGTATCTGAAGTATTAAAAATTGATTACAACTTAAATTAAGTGGAAAACTCAGTTAAAGTATGTAATCCTATTCGATTCTATGTAAGATCAACACTCATTTGGAAAATGTAGTTCATCATGTTTGCATTGTTAACAAAAAGTTCTGCCTTTTTCAGTCTGCCTTTCATCCTTATGATACCTTGCAAGGTTTTTAACCTGTGACTCTTTCTTTggagttctcaaaattttttgaaatgcTATCAAAAGCTGGAAATTTTCCTGATGATATAGATTAGGACCCGTGGAAAAGTTGTCAAACTTGACAAATTTTTGTTCTATAATTAAACTTTTTGATATCTTTACATGAGATTGTGTTGACTAACAATGCctccattgtttttttttatttattattaaaatgtaGTTGAGTGGGGCGAGGAGATTGAGGGATGCCATAGTTCTTGGGTATCAATTACAAAGGGTGGCTGGACGAGATATCAGCATTCCTGATTGGTATGCAAATGCTGAAAACGAACTTAGCAAGTCTACTGGGTCACCAGTTGTCCATACAAATGTTGGTGGGCAACAAACGTGCGCGTGAGTTTAGTCTTTCTCTGTACAACCATTCTTCAACTTGGTGATTGATTTAGTTGCATATTTTATTAACATATTTCTGCAACTTGTTTAGGAGGAGTGAAGATTTTGAGATTCTTCATGGAGATCTTCAAGGTCTTTCAGATACCACGAGTTTCTTAAAGAGTTTAGATGAGCTAGATGCTGTATATGACTCCAAAAATAATACTGAGAAGCGCCAAATGCGGGAGCATAAGGCTGCTGCAGGACTTTTTAATTGGGAGGTATCTTTTATCTCAACTAGAAGTTGTTGTTGGTTAATTTATTTGATCTTTGCACTTGTATGTTTATTGCTGATAGCAATGTGCAAAATTATAACGATTCATATGCTATCTATCATTATCATACCTTCAATTTGAGTTCTTTTTATTGCCACATAGCAAATCAAAGCaagtccttttcttttcttcctaaCTGATGTACTCTTTAATTCAACAACTGGTGTTGGTTTCCATGATCCAAAATTTTTTGGAGTTGATATCAATACGTTATTGCAGGAAGATATCTTTGTGGCAAGAGCACCTGGAAGGCTGGATGTAATGGGAGGGATTGCTGATTATTCAGGAAGTCTTGTCTTGCAGGTTAAATTTATCTTTATGATAGTTGTTGCCATTTTCAGGAAATTTTACAGCTTGTCTTTCACAGAGTTACTTGTTAGAAAACTGTAGGACTCCTTTCACATTATACACAATGTTAGCGAGCAGATTTTCATTGATTTTTATCGCCGAGTAATCCTCTACCCCACCCACCACACACACACTGACACTCACACATCCATAGACACCCTTGGGGCTTATTCATCTGTCGTCTTTCTGATAGATGCCTATAAGAGAAGCTTGTCATGTTGCTGTTCAAAGGAATCATCCAGGCAAACACAGGCTCTGGAAACATGCTGAGGCTCGGCAAAATGCAAAAGGACAAGGACCCACTCCTGTTCTACAAATTGTAAGTGCTGATATTTGAAATTATTG is a window from the Manihot esculenta cultivar AM560-2 chromosome 16, M.esculenta_v8, whole genome shotgun sequence genome containing:
- the LOC110603661 gene encoding L-arabinokinase isoform X1, with the protein product MRIEESEGVSASRNHLVFAYYVTGHGFGHATRVVEVVRNLILAGHDVHVVTGAPDFVFTSEIQSPRLFIRKVLLDCGAVQADALTVDRLASLEKYSETAVKPRDSILATETQWLHSIKADLVVSDVVPVACRAAADAGIRSVCVTNFSWDFIYAEYVMAAGYHHRSIVWQIAEDYSHCEFLIRLPGYCPMPAFRDVIDVPLVVRRLHKSRQEVRKELGISDDVKLVILNFGGQPAGWKLKEEYLPSGWLCLVCGASDSQELPPNFIKLAKDAYTPDLIAASDCMLGKIGYGTCSEALAYKLPFVFVRRDYFNEEPFLRNMLEFYQSGVEMIRRDLLTGHWKPYLERAVSLKPCYEGGINGGEVAAHILQETAIGKAYASDKLSGARRLRDAIVLGYQLQRVAGRDISIPDWYANAENELSKSTGSPVVHTNVGGQQTCARSEDFEILHGDLQGLSDTTSFLKSLDELDAVYDSKNNTEKRQMREHKAAAGLFNWEEDIFVARAPGRLDVMGGIADYSGSLVLQMPIREACHVAVQRNHPGKHRLWKHAEARQNAKGQGPTPVLQIVSYGSELSNRGPTFDMDLSDFMDGENPMSYEKARKYFAQDPSQKWAAYVAGSILVLMTELGVRFEDSISMLVSSAVPEGKGVSSSASVEVASMSAVAAAHGLNISPRDMALLCQKVENHIVGAPCGVMDQMTSVCGEANKLLAMVCQPAEVIGLVEIPSHIRFWGIDSGIRHSVGGADYGSVRIGAFMGREMIKSTASAILSRSLPSINGSIPDELEDYGAELLKCESSLDYLCNLSPHRYEALYAKMLPESILGEAFLAKYADHNDPVTVIDQKHTYGVRAAAKHPIYENFRVKAFKALLSSATSDDQLTALGELLYQCHYSYSACGLGSDGTDRLVRLVQEKQHSKSSKSEDGTLYGAKITGGGSGGTVCVIGRNCLRSSQQILEIQQKYKDATGYLPFIFEGSSPGAVKFGYLKIRRRISLRLD